From Triticum urartu cultivar G1812 chromosome 2, Tu2.1, whole genome shotgun sequence, a single genomic window includes:
- the LOC125541514 gene encoding cytochrome P450 716B1-like, with translation MDYLAVVVALVVTASSIAIHLLARAKKAQPANLPPGSLGLPVIGQSLSLLRAMRGDGGSRWIQDRIDRYGPVSKLSLFGTPTVLLAGPAANKFMFFSSALSTRQPRSVQRILGENSILDLHGADHRRVRGALLEFLRPDMLKMYVGRIDGEVRRHLEENWAGRATVTVLPLMKRLTFDIISALLFGLERGGVRDALAGDFVRMIEGMWAIPANLPFTAFSRSLKASGRARRVLEGITREKKAKQLEHGKAASRNNDLITCLLSLRDDHGERLLTDEEIVDNAMVALIAGHDTSSILMTFMVRHLANDDATLAAMVQEHEEIARNKGDGEALTWEDLTKMKFTWRVAQETLRIVPPVFGNFRRALEDVEFDGYSIPKGWQVFWTANVTHMNASIFQEPTKFDPSRFENQTASAAPPCSFVAFGGGPRICPGIEFSRIETLVTMHHLVRQFRWKLCCKENTFVRDPMPSPPRGLPIEIERRTPP, from the exons ATGGATTACTTGGCCGTAGTCGTGGCACTGGTTGTCACCGCCTCATCCATTGCCATCCACCTCCTCGCCAGAGCCAAGAAAGCTCAGCCGGCCAACCTGCCGCCGGGCTCCCTCGGCCTGCCGGTGATCGGCCAGAGCCTCAGCCTCCTCCGGGCCATGCGCGGCGACGGCGGCAGCCGGTGGATACAGGATAGGATCGACAGGTACGGGCCCGTGTCGAAGCTGTCACTGTTCGGCACACCGACGGTGCTCCTGGCTGGACCGGCGGCCAACAAGTTCATGTTCTTCAGCAGCGCGCTCTCCACGCGGCAGCCCCGGTCCGTGCAGCGCATACTCGGAGAGAACAGCATCCTGGACCTCCACGGCGCCGACCACCGGCGCGTCCGCGGCGCTCTTCTTGAGTTCCTGAGGCCGGACATGCTCAAGATGTACGTGGGCAGGATCGACGGCGAGGTGCGGCGCCACCTCGAGGAGAACTGGGCCGGCCGCGCCACCGTGACGGTGCTGCCGCTGATGAAGCGGCTGACGTTCGACATCATCTCCGCGCTGCTCTTCGGGCTCGAGAGAGGCGGCGTGCGGGACGCCCTGGCCGGCGACTTCGTGCGCATGATCGAGGGCATGTGGGCCATCCCGGCGAACCTGCCGTTCACGGCCTTCAGCCGGAGCCTCAAGGCTAGCGGCAGAGCCCGCCGGGTGCTGGAGGGGATCACGCGGGAGAAGAAGGCGAAGCAGCTGGAGCACGGTAAGGCGGCGTCGCGGAACAACGACCTCATCACCTGCCTGCTCAGCCTGAGGGACGACCATGGAGAGCGGCTGCTGACCGACGAGGAGATCGTCGACAACGCCATGGTTGCCCTCATCGCCGGCCACGACACGTCGTCCATCCTCATGACGTTCATGGTCCGCCACCTTGCCAACGATGACGCCACCCTCGCCGCCATGGTCCAAG AGCATGAAGAGATTGCCAGGAACAAAGGCGATGGAGAGGCTCTCACCTGGGAAGACCTGACGAAGATGAAGTTCACGTGGCGGGTCGCGCAGGAGACACTCCGCATCGTCCCTCCAGTGTTCGGCAACTTCAGAAGGGCACTCGAGGACGTGGAGTTCGACGGCTACTCCATCCCAAAAGGATGGCAG GTGTTCTGGACGGCAAACGTGACCCACATGAACGCGAGCATCTTTCAGGAGCCGACCAAGTTCGACCCGTCCCGGTTCGAGAACCAAACGGCGTCGGCAGCGCCACCGTGCTCCTTTGTCGCCTTTGGCGGCGGCCCGAGGATATGCCCCGGGATAGAGTTTTCCAGGATCGAGACGCTGGTGACGATGCACCACCTGGTGAGGCAGTTCAGGTGGAAGCTCTGCTGCAAGGAGAACACCTTCGTGAGGGACCCCATGCCGTCGCCGCCGCGCGGCCTGCCCATCGAAATCGAGCGCAGAACCCCTCCTTGA